Proteins from a genomic interval of Helicobacter pylori Shi112:
- a CDS encoding VirB4 family type IV secretion system protein, whose amino-acid sequence MFLGLEGFKKFIFNFLSSCIPRQYSLVQENNINGKFDEKFVLTHKGNLVGAISLNGITYSNFDKEDVATQFLYRTQALNELIDGVTLRIVAKRRDIKTQTIYNKDGVSKYAKKIVNAYEKNKEFYITTYYLIIETKSVNIKGLLEKWKAKMTTDKYVNNDEEKPLKDNLKNSEAQKQEAYKIKKNAVENKELQDKATLLAEILNKMSSILTDFEPKFLSSDDLLNLYAEYCNGHYCDFKYKQGRLSDGNIQSHLYFKKDHFIHDYNGIETFKRFIAVKAYDVDNITSLALSNLLCEKFNLDILLTIEAMDKERALFFIRERKKRSKDISYQNIEYLEQMVSTDRAQIQKVSLSIMVFANSKKELDKKSIIVYNTLKKEGFSAVLESINMRPIFFSFFPERNFLNSRLRPQTSQNIASLIMFEKYQEGFKENSWGDCPISVFKNQNGSAHFFNFQAKQGRDRNDNVVGHTMIIGSTGSGKSTFISFLIANLLTKYDMSVVALDRMNGLEIMTDFFEGQYNTANTDGGFYINPFSLKDTEENRQFLANWIKFMLNIDSNNQQDNKASQSIDKVIRDTYNYMGEQKNQINLLEIAKNLGSSEQDFNEILKSQGEKVYFKKFQDCLDFSKSPLSVINMDVFANDKKLMGLIAMYLFHKLFFEAKEHNKPFFLFIDETKGYIMHPIMFNYIANALAQARKINGTLCMAFQKISQVKELGIDKAKSLIGNLSQVIIYPTKDTDELIECGVPLSDSEINFLHNTDMRARQVLVKNIVTNASAFIEIDLKKDLQELLYILDSNAGNRKILNDLKKSNQETYKEEYLKTKMKKESENIQYV is encoded by the coding sequence ATGTTTCTTGGTTTAGAAGGTTTTAAAAAATTTATTTTCAATTTCTTAAGTTCTTGTATTCCTAGACAATATTCTTTAGTTCAAGAAAACAATATTAATGGAAAATTTGATGAAAAGTTTGTGTTAACGCATAAAGGAAACTTAGTAGGAGCAATATCTTTAAATGGAATAACTTATTCAAATTTTGATAAAGAAGATGTGGCTACACAATTTTTATACAGAACACAAGCTTTAAATGAATTGATAGATGGTGTTACTCTAAGAATTGTTGCTAAACGAAGAGATATAAAAACTCAAACTATTTACAACAAAGATGGCGTGAGTAAATACGCTAAAAAAATTGTTAATGCTTATGAAAAAAATAAAGAATTTTATATCACGACTTACTATTTAATTATTGAAACAAAAAGCGTCAATATAAAAGGGCTTTTAGAAAAGTGGAAAGCAAAAATGACTACTGATAAGTATGTAAATAATGATGAAGAGAAACCTTTAAAAGATAATCTTAAAAACTCAGAAGCACAAAAACAGGAAGCTTATAAAATAAAAAAGAATGCGGTAGAAAATAAAGAATTGCAAGATAAAGCAACTCTTTTAGCTGAGATTTTAAATAAGATGAGTTCCATACTAACAGACTTTGAGCCTAAATTTTTAAGTTCAGACGATCTATTGAATTTATACGCTGAATATTGTAATGGTCATTATTGTGATTTTAAATACAAACAAGGACGATTGAGCGATGGGAATATCCAATCTCATTTATATTTTAAAAAAGACCACTTTATACATGACTATAACGGAATAGAGACTTTTAAGCGTTTTATTGCTGTGAAAGCTTATGATGTGGATAATATCACTTCTTTGGCTTTATCTAATCTTTTGTGTGAAAAGTTTAACTTAGATATTTTGCTCACTATAGAAGCTATGGATAAAGAAAGAGCTTTGTTTTTTATTAGAGAGCGTAAAAAACGCTCTAAAGATATTAGCTATCAAAATATAGAATATTTAGAGCAAATGGTTTCTACTGACAGAGCGCAAATACAAAAAGTTAGTTTATCGATCATGGTTTTTGCTAATTCTAAAAAAGAATTAGATAAAAAATCAATTATTGTATATAACACTTTGAAAAAAGAAGGCTTTTCAGCGGTTTTAGAAAGCATCAATATGCGTCCTATATTTTTTTCATTTTTTCCTGAAAGAAACTTTTTAAATTCACGCCTAAGACCTCAAACTAGCCAAAATATTGCTAGTTTGATTATGTTTGAAAAATATCAAGAAGGCTTTAAAGAAAATAGTTGGGGGGATTGTCCTATCAGCGTGTTTAAAAATCAAAATGGATCAGCCCACTTTTTCAATTTTCAAGCTAAGCAAGGTAGAGATAGAAACGACAATGTTGTAGGTCATACCATGATAATTGGTAGCACAGGGAGCGGTAAATCCACTTTTATTAGTTTTTTAATCGCCAATTTACTGACTAAATACGATATGAGCGTGGTAGCTCTTGACAGAATGAATGGTTTGGAGATTATGACTGACTTTTTTGAAGGTCAATACAATACTGCTAATACAGATGGTGGTTTTTATATCAACCCTTTCAGTTTAAAAGATACAGAAGAAAATAGGCAATTTCTAGCAAACTGGATTAAATTTATGCTCAATATTGATAGCAATAACCAACAAGATAATAAGGCTTCTCAGTCTATAGATAAGGTTATTAGAGATACTTATAATTACATGGGTGAACAAAAAAATCAAATAAACTTATTAGAAATTGCCAAAAATTTAGGCTCTAGCGAACAAGATTTTAATGAGATTTTAAAATCACAAGGGGAAAAAGTCTATTTTAAAAAATTTCAAGATTGTTTAGACTTTTCTAAAAGTCCTTTAAGTGTGATCAATATGGATGTTTTTGCTAATGATAAAAAACTTATGGGGCTAATTGCTATGTATTTGTTCCACAAATTGTTTTTTGAAGCAAAGGAACACAACAAACCTTTTTTTCTATTCATTGATGAAACTAAAGGCTACATTATGCATCCTATAATGTTTAACTATATCGCTAACGCACTCGCTCAAGCTAGAAAAATCAATGGAACACTTTGCATGGCGTTTCAAAAAATATCTCAAGTCAAAGAATTAGGTATTGATAAAGCAAAGAGTTTGATAGGCAACCTTTCTCAAGTGATTATCTACCCCACAAAAGATACTGATGAACTAATAGAATGCGGTGTTCCATTAAGCGATAGCGAAATCAATTTCTTACACAACACGGATATGAGAGCCAGACAAGTGCTAGTAAAAAATATCGTTACAAACGCTTCAGCTTTTATTGAAATTGATTTAAAAAAAGATTTGCAAGAACTACTTTATATTCTTGATAGCAATGCTGGTAATAGAAAAATCCTCAATGATCTTAAAAAATCAAACCAAGAAACTTATAAGGAAGAGTATTTAAAAACTAAAATGAAAAAAGAAAGCGAGAATATTCAATATGTATAA
- a CDS encoding TrbC/VirB2 family protein — translation MKCKNFKEKALYFMLLAMPNLLLANGSGVWQSNALQTIINFTSGPFMKAIGAVIVICVGIYVVKNLDRLGEIAWKCIGIILATIAIANAQTIANKLFGVG, via the coding sequence ATGAAATGTAAAAATTTCAAAGAAAAAGCTTTATATTTTATGCTGTTGGCTATGCCCAATTTATTGTTGGCAAATGGAAGTGGCGTGTGGCAGTCTAATGCATTACAAACAATCATCAATTTTACTAGCGGTCCTTTTATGAAAGCAATAGGTGCAGTTATTGTGATTTGTGTTGGTATTTATGTAGTTAAAAACCTAGATAGGCTAGGAGAAATTGCGTGGAAATGTATAGGGATAATTTTAGCCACTATTGCCATTGCAAACGCTCAAACTATTGCCAATAAATTATTTGGAGTTGGGTGA
- a CDS encoding toprim domain-containing protein — MAYVKNAIHLPLDSLLERNGYRLNAQKSTKIWKVYSNSNEKLLVRQNANFQWFYLNCDNKADSGNIINFCKNRNLDLMGFTQGLIINDDTMKENASKLTSKEADKFKEQQKIIDKFNQFELYDLTNSKMLEKRKLNGNLFLVYNHSLKRDKHNNMCVPNFLYSKNSHSNKIVSYTRRLENPMTSLNNQVLNRPINALNKGEKGIEMLAPKDLKLIKNIVLSESIIDSMSYLQLRKLNAYESILLSCNGQFNANKLDAFLEKLLSDIEQSKSKEYADYLKKVQSFELYKGTQTRIENKTNTTRDNLTIHFSRAKYPSSTDFMPAKDWVNESVKSLDELVRVITNYHYSSAIYKNNYRNTHNTKGFSNLLIFDIDNDKDKPNISLEDTKNLFKKHGIETLIIPSRNHNKKKHGHIAERFRIIIPTQQTIGQDFNCNNDFSAFNNFCAKALGIYDYIDKKVSVDQSRAYYKSPNDATPIILKGRIMDITHLKQQAMSNLFTQNTQIQTTKPEPVSKPDLSLNIVLAYDNDKNGQIYTQISEEIIYKHTENMPNVFIPYSKDCNDDLKLANLIGNDYINNEMIKNFLERIEKQSLFFDGEKKEKLEALKNECLALLKPQEQTISQNNTKENEKPIQGVDYEM; from the coding sequence ATGGCTTATGTAAAGAACGCTATACACTTACCACTAGATAGCCTTTTAGAAAGAAATGGTTATAGATTGAACGCACAAAAAAGCACTAAAATTTGGAAAGTTTATAGTAATAGTAATGAAAAGCTTCTTGTAAGGCAAAATGCTAATTTTCAATGGTTTTATTTAAACTGCGACAATAAAGCTGATAGCGGTAATATTATCAATTTCTGTAAGAACAGAAATTTAGATTTAATGGGTTTTACGCAAGGTTTAATCATAAACGATGACACCATGAAAGAAAATGCCTCTAAACTAACTAGTAAAGAAGCAGATAAATTTAAAGAGCAACAAAAAATTATTGATAAATTCAATCAATTTGAACTTTATGATTTAACCAATTCCAAAATGTTAGAAAAAAGAAAGCTTAATGGTAATCTGTTTTTAGTCTATAACCACTCTTTAAAAAGAGATAAACATAATAACATGTGTGTGCCTAACTTCTTATATTCCAAAAATAGCCATTCTAATAAGATCGTTTCTTACACTAGACGCCTGGAAAATCCTATGACTAGCTTAAATAATCAAGTGTTAAACAGACCTATCAATGCTTTAAATAAGGGGGAAAAAGGTATAGAAATGCTTGCCCCTAAGGATTTAAAGCTGATTAAAAATATTGTTTTAAGTGAAAGCATTATTGATAGCATGAGTTATTTGCAATTAAGAAAGCTCAATGCTTATGAAAGTATTCTATTAAGCTGTAATGGGCAATTTAATGCTAATAAATTAGACGCTTTTTTAGAAAAATTATTGAGCGATATTGAGCAATCTAAAAGCAAAGAATACGCTGACTATCTTAAAAAGGTTCAGAGCTTTGAATTATATAAAGGCACTCAAACAAGAATTGAAAATAAAACAAACACCACTAGAGATAATTTAACTATCCATTTTTCAAGGGCTAAATATCCTAGTAGCACAGATTTTATGCCAGCTAAAGATTGGGTTAATGAAAGTGTAAAAAGTTTAGATGAATTAGTTAGGGTGATTACAAACTACCATTATTCAAGTGCGATTTATAAGAATAACTATAGAAATACCCATAACACCAAAGGCTTTTCTAACTTGCTTATTTTTGATATAGATAATGACAAAGATAAGCCTAATATTAGCCTAGAAGATACTAAAAATCTCTTTAAAAAACATGGCATAGAAACGCTTATTATCCCATCAAGAAACCATAATAAAAAAAAGCACGGACACATTGCTGAAAGATTTAGAATCATTATCCCTACACAGCAAACTATAGGTCAAGATTTTAATTGTAACAATGATTTTAGTGCCTTTAACAATTTTTGTGCTAAGGCTTTGGGTATTTATGACTACATAGATAAAAAAGTTTCTGTGGATCAATCAAGGGCGTATTATAAAAGCCCTAATGATGCAACACCTATTATTTTAAAAGGACGCATTATGGATATAACCCATTTAAAACAACAAGCAATGAGTAATTTATTTACACAGAACACGCAAATTCAAACCACAAAGCCTGAGCCTGTGAGTAAACCTGATTTGTCTTTAAATATTGTTTTAGCCTATGACAATGATAAAAATGGACAAATCTATACACAGATTAGTGAAGAAATCATTTATAAGCATACAGAAAATATGCCTAATGTTTTTATCCCATATTCTAAGGACTGTAACGATGACTTAAAGCTAGCCAATTTAATCGGTAATGATTATATCAATAATGAAATGATAAAAAACTTTTTAGAAAGAATAGAGAAGCAATCTTTGTTTTTTGATGGTGAGAAAAAAGAAAAATTAGAAGCTCTTAAAAATGAGTGCTTAGCCTTATTAAAACCACAAGAACAAACAATCTCACAAAACAACACAAAAGAAAATGAAAAACCAATTCAAGGAGTAGATTATGAAATGTAA
- a CDS encoding PD-(D/E)XK nuclease family protein, whose amino-acid sequence MSDYRTFFNEIKLALKELEMKRARGLHDYNVFSVLMRESDEVRHSKILCSFLDPMGEHYQKGLFLKAFLKVCHLESFGFNSADTKIVENEVTTNGSKRMDLFLSDRFKHIILENKIYARDNKNQISDYILGVVEAYKVKDAQDICVLYLTKEGRSPDPNSLGDFELDESKAKLFYKGNDEKILKLENLEQGILFKNLCYKKEIKEWINKCSEEVANLHDLSVFFKQYDKLLDKLYHKEQNMNSELHKIMEVNYEIAKEVAENFNPFKAEKVVEFLTQAKEQIEEKMSADDRVKWEVSCETDTNKLGKNVARGLKFIFKEYNFFRVELLMTHEGDFKFKKPNLEINAAGKKFEQSIFNKFLETDYQEIAQQFNINEKDGLTKNREWFKGKYYKYINESLNINEYFVDCIIDKTLSAEKLGEFIFDYFNENKALVETLNANIKEYAKK is encoded by the coding sequence ATGAGTGATTATAGAACTTTTTTTAATGAAATAAAACTCGCTTTAAAAGAGCTTGAAATGAAAAGAGCTAGGGGTTTGCATGATTACAATGTGTTTAGCGTGCTGATGCGTGAGAGCGATGAAGTAAGGCATTCTAAAATCTTATGTTCATTCTTAGACCCTATGGGGGAACACTATCAAAAAGGCTTGTTTTTAAAGGCGTTTTTAAAGGTGTGTCATTTAGAAAGTTTTGGTTTTAATAGTGCGGATACTAAAATTGTTGAAAACGAAGTTACTACAAATGGCAGTAAGCGAATGGATTTGTTTTTGAGCGATCGGTTTAAGCATATTATTTTAGAAAATAAGATATACGCACGCGATAATAAAAATCAAATTTCTGATTATATTCTAGGCGTAGTTGAGGCCTATAAAGTTAAGGATGCACAAGATATTTGTGTTTTGTATTTAACAAAAGAAGGACGCTCGCCTGATCCAAACAGCTTAGGCGATTTTGAATTAGATGAGAGTAAGGCAAAGCTATTTTATAAGGGCAATGATGAAAAAATTCTTAAACTAGAAAATTTAGAGCAAGGCATACTTTTTAAAAACCTTTGCTATAAAAAAGAGATAAAAGAATGGATTAACAAGTGTTCAGAAGAAGTGGCGAATTTGCATGATTTAAGCGTGTTTTTCAAGCAATACGACAAATTATTAGACAAACTTTATCATAAGGAGCAAAACATGAATAGCGAATTACACAAAATAATGGAAGTCAATTATGAAATAGCCAAGGAAGTAGCTGAAAATTTTAATCCATTTAAGGCGGAAAAAGTAGTGGAGTTTCTAACACAAGCTAAAGAACAAATAGAGGAAAAAATGAGTGCCGATGATAGAGTGAAGTGGGAAGTATCTTGCGAAACTGATACTAATAAGCTTGGCAAGAACGTGGCGAGAGGCTTAAAATTTATTTTCAAAGAGTATAATTTTTTTAGAGTTGAATTGCTTATGACACATGAAGGAGATTTTAAGTTTAAAAAACCTAATCTTGAAATCAATGCGGCAGGTAAAAAATTTGAGCAGTCTATATTCAATAAATTTCTTGAGACAGACTATCAAGAAATTGCACAGCAATTTAATATCAATGAAAAAGATGGGCTAACAAAAAATAGGGAATGGTTTAAAGGAAAATATTATAAATATATTAATGAATCATTGAATATCAATGAATATTTTGTGGATTGTATTATTGATAAAACCCTAAGTGCAGAAAAATTGGGCGAGTTTATTTTTGACTACTTCAACGAGAATAAAGCATTAGTAGAGACACTAAATGCTAACATTAAAGAATATGCAAAAAAATAA
- the queF gene encoding preQ(1) synthase: MTPELKSLGAKTPYIFEYNSQLLEAFPNPNPNLDPLITLECKEFTSLCPITSQPDFGIIYIRYIPKDKMVESKSLKLYLFSYRNHGSFHESCINTILLDLVQLLEPKYLEVYGDFASRGGIAIKPFVNYAIKEYQEFKEKRLLNAK, encoded by the coding sequence ATGACCCCTGAATTAAAATCCCTAGGCGCTAAAACGCCCTATATTTTTGAATACAACAGCCAGTTATTAGAAGCTTTCCCCAACCCAAACCCCAATTTAGACCCCTTAATCACGCTAGAGTGTAAGGAATTTACAAGCCTTTGCCCCATCACCTCCCAGCCGGATTTTGGCATTATCTACATCCGCTATATCCCTAAAGATAAAATGGTAGAAAGCAAGTCCTTAAAACTCTATTTATTCAGTTACAGAAACCATGGGAGTTTTCATGAGAGCTGTATCAATACGATATTACTAGATTTAGTCCAATTGCTAGAGCCAAAGTATTTGGAAGTGTATGGGGATTTTGCCTCTAGGGGTGGGATTGCAATCAAGCCCTTTGTGAATTACGCGATCAAAGAATACCAGGAATTTAAAGAAAAACGCCTTTTGAATGCGAAATGA
- the rsfS gene encoding ribosome silencing factor produces the protein MNKRIETITALLDEKKAFDITHIDLSKTPYLVEDVIIATTLANKHALSLLDALKNTLKPLGEVFYQIDESNEEWIILDLGDLMIHLFTEECRKKFDLEGFLNTYKRESVHQNA, from the coding sequence ATGAACAAACGCATAGAAACGATTACGGCTTTATTAGATGAAAAAAAAGCTTTTGATATTACGCATATTGATTTATCCAAAACCCCCTACTTGGTAGAAGATGTCATTATCGCCACCACGCTAGCGAATAAGCATGCCCTTTCTTTATTAGACGCGCTTAAAAACACCCTTAAGCCTTTAGGCGAAGTCTTTTACCAAATAGATGAGTCTAATGAAGAGTGGATCATTTTGGATTTAGGGGATTTGATGATCCATCTTTTCACCGAAGAATGCCGTAAAAAATTTGACTTAGAAGGGTTTTTAAACACCTACAAGAGGGAGAGCGTTCATCAAAACGCCTAA
- the miaA gene encoding tRNA (adenosine(37)-N6)-dimethylallyltransferase MiaA: MALLGPSGSGKSALSIELAQELDAEIFSLDSLSIYKDINIASAKPSLKERKNIKHYALDYLNIDEKNNAPLFKTLLEDAMRVSSKEVLLIVGGSSFYLKSILEGLSSMPKISGEEAVKIEQEINSLANPYAFLKSIDPTSAFKIHPNDTYRIHKALEIFYSTHTPPSEYFKTNPKKPFEHAISLFALSIEKSALANNIKQRTKNMLDCGLIEEIKALYAQYPKDSQPFKAIGVKESILFLEKQLTLKKLEEAIISNTIQLAKRQNTFNKTQFNNLYTGSVGEVRHAILNHSKSAIKG, encoded by the coding sequence ATCGCGCTTCTAGGGCCTAGCGGGAGCGGGAAAAGCGCTCTTTCCATTGAATTAGCCCAAGAATTGGACGCTGAAATCTTTTCTTTGGATTCTTTGAGTATTTATAAAGACATTAATATCGCTTCGGCTAAACCGAGCTTGAAAGAACGAAAAAATATCAAGCATTACGCCCTAGATTACCTTAACATTGATGAAAAAAATAACGCTCCCCTTTTTAAAACCCTTTTAGAGGACGCTATGAGGGTGTCTTCTAAAGAGGTATTACTCATTGTGGGGGGGAGCAGTTTTTATCTCAAATCCATTTTAGAAGGTTTGAGCAGCATGCCAAAAATTAGCGGTGAGGAGGCTGTAAAAATAGAGCAAGAAATCAACTCTTTGGCTAACCCTTATGCATTCTTAAAATCCATTGACCCCACAAGCGCTTTTAAAATCCATCCAAACGACACTTACCGCATCCATAAGGCTTTAGAAATCTTTTATTCCACCCACACGCCCCCAAGCGAGTATTTTAAAACTAACCCTAAAAAACCCTTTGAGCATGCCATCTCATTATTCGCTCTTTCTATTGAAAAAAGCGCGCTTGCAAACAACATCAAACAGCGCACCAAGAACATGCTTGATTGTGGCCTTATAGAAGAAATCAAAGCCCTTTATGCTCAATACCCTAAAGATTCGCAGCCTTTTAAAGCCATAGGCGTTAAAGAGAGCATTCTTTTTTTAGAAAAACAACTCACTTTAAAGAAGCTAGAAGAAGCGATTATCTCTAACACCATCCAATTAGCCAAGCGCCAAAACACTTTCAATAAAACCCAATTCAACAACCTTTACACAGGAAGCGTTGGAGAAGTTAGGCATGCGATTTTAAACCACTCAAAAAGCGCTATTAAAGGATAA
- a CDS encoding glycosyltransferase family 8 protein, producing the protein MDAQTLQNQIIPIFMSFDKNYALGAGVSLYSLLSHASRHTSAIDFSPLSQNNELLGANIVYKIHCLIKGVTLEQQNKLLKTLEPFKKFASLEFIDINSLDHSIESYLNESCSKRYGGLLVLCRLLLASLFPDYSKIISIDVDTVFLGDVASAYFALDNDPTKSLGMVKDTFSHLPFEAFCDFCERACRNFKMDFSRFSPNELKRIHQGFNMGFLVAHLDRWRQDGFEKIALEFLKTRGKDLFYPEQCLVNMVFWERILELPIYYNCYSDFFNQHYPKNIIMLHFIKYKPWRSVSSLNGRLICYEAEASFWLANLFCTPFKNDFLKERLEMAKDQQMHSFKTHIRSQTIRNYFYFRVKTFLKSFFCKTKH; encoded by the coding sequence ATGGATGCGCAAACTTTACAAAATCAAATTATCCCTATTTTTATGAGTTTTGATAAGAATTACGCGCTAGGGGCTGGCGTGAGCCTTTATTCTTTACTTTCACATGCGAGCAGGCACACAAGCGCGATAGATTTTAGCCCCTTAAGTCAAAACAACGAGCTTTTAGGCGCTAACATCGTGTATAAAATCCATTGTTTGATTAAAGGCGTCACTTTAGAGCAACAAAACAAGCTTTTAAAAACCCTTGAGCCTTTTAAAAAATTCGCTTCATTGGAGTTCATAGACATTAACTCGCTAGATCATTCCATAGAAAGCTACCTTAATGAGTCTTGTTCCAAGCGTTATGGCGGGCTTCTTGTTTTGTGCCGGCTTTTGCTCGCTTCACTCTTCCCTGATTATTCTAAAATCATTTCTATAGATGTGGATACGGTGTTTTTGGGCGATGTTGCAAGCGCTTATTTTGCACTAGATAATGACCCTACTAAATCACTTGGCATGGTGAAAGACACTTTTTCCCACCTTCCTTTTGAAGCCTTTTGTGATTTTTGCGAGCGGGCTTGTAGGAATTTTAAAATGGATTTTTCACGCTTTAGCCCAAACGAATTAAAACGCATCCATCAAGGCTTTAACATGGGCTTTTTGGTAGCGCATCTGGATCGGTGGCGTCAAGACGGGTTTGAAAAGATCGCTTTAGAGTTTTTAAAAACTAGGGGGAAAGACCTTTTCTACCCTGAGCAGTGTTTGGTTAATATGGTGTTTTGGGAGCGTATTTTAGAATTGCCTATTTATTATAATTGCTATTCTGACTTTTTCAACCAGCACTACCCTAAAAACATCATCATGCTCCATTTCATCAAATACAAGCCGTGGCGTTCTGTCAGTTCTTTGAACGGGCGTTTGATTTGCTATGAGGCTGAAGCGAGTTTTTGGCTTGCAAACCTTTTTTGCACCCCTTTTAAAAACGATTTTTTGAAAGAACGCCTTGAAATGGCCAAAGACCAACAAATGCACTCTTTTAAAACCCACATCAGATCGCAAACTATTAGAAATTATTTTTATTTTAGGGTAAAGACTTTTTTAAAGTCCTTTTTTTGTAAAACTAAGCATTAA
- a CDS encoding adenine-specific methyltransferase EcoRI family protein, with protein MSRKATNQILQKAKQLKSDEFYTQLVDIENELQYYKQHFKNKVVFCNCDDARVSNFFKYFFIHFQELGIKKLISACYVESKIFSGSNQNSKGFYCKYEGKKDWQTTINELNFFKGDGDFRSKESIQLLKEADIVVTNPPFSLFREFVAQLIEHNKKFLIIGNINAITYKNIFTLIKNNKAWLGMHLGRGISSFIVPRHYELYGTETKIDSLGNRLISPNNCLWLTNLDYKKRHEILPLTKKYDKNKYELYDNFDGINVNRTIDIPLDYRGSMGVPITFLHKFNPNQFEIIGFRKGNDGKDLSVNGKCPYFRVLIRHKKDY; from the coding sequence ATGTCAAGAAAAGCGACTAATCAAATATTGCAAAAAGCCAAGCAACTTAAAAGCGATGAATTTTATACGCAATTGGTAGATATAGAAAATGAGTTGCAATACTATAAACAACATTTTAAAAATAAAGTTGTTTTTTGTAATTGTGATGACGCAAGGGTGAGTAATTTTTTTAAATACTTCTTTATTCATTTTCAAGAACTAGGGATTAAAAAATTGATTTCTGCTTGCTATGTGGAATCAAAAATATTTAGTGGTAGCAACCAAAATTCAAAAGGATTTTATTGCAAATATGAAGGGAAAAAGGATTGGCAAACAACCATTAATGAGCTGAATTTTTTCAAAGGAGATGGTGATTTTCGCAGTAAGGAGAGCATTCAGTTGTTAAAAGAAGCAGATATTGTAGTAACTAATCCACCTTTTTCACTTTTTAGAGAGTTTGTAGCACAATTGATCGAACACAACAAGAAATTTTTGATTATTGGGAATATCAATGCAATTACATACAAAAACATCTTTACTCTAATTAAAAACAATAAAGCATGGTTAGGCATGCATCTTGGTCGAGGGATTTCAAGTTTTATTGTTCCACGACATTATGAACTTTATGGCACAGAAACCAAAATTGATAGCTTAGGTAATCGCTTGATCTCTCCTAATAATTGTTTATGGCTTACAAATTTGGATTATAAAAAAAGACATGAGATATTACCACTCACAAAAAAATACGATAAAAATAAGTACGAGCTATACGATAATTTTGATGGAATTAATGTGAATAGAACCATAGATATACCTTTGGACTATAGGGGTTCTATGGGAGTCCCTATAACTTTTTTACACAAGTTTAACCCTAATCAGTTTGAGATTATTGGTTTTAGGAAGGGAAATGATGGCAAGGATTTGTCCGTGAATGGTAAATGCCCTTATTTTAGAGTTTTAATTAGACATAAAAAAGATTACTGA
- a CDS encoding EcoRI family type II restriction endonuclease, translating into MAKKNQSQRLSKQHKESLGVTNIFTDEAKLHDMGVSSISKLVMQKLENEFKGLSFRHRASITKREINSVLQGLDSELGRTLFVQSSKIKPDGGIIEVKDDDGNWRVILITEAKYQGKDIENIQKGILVGKDSNQDLMQAGNAIERAYKNIAEMANFMLKELHFPYILFLEGSNFLTQTISVKRPDGRVVILEYNSGVLNRLDKLTAANYGMPINQNLCQNKFVQYKDRVIMLQAISIYTQGDGQRWNLNKMFEVMFEVAKTSLKILGSSLFNQITSKNNVKKSD; encoded by the coding sequence ATGGCTAAGAAAAATCAATCTCAAAGATTAAGCAAACAGCATAAAGAGTCTTTGGGCGTTACGAATATTTTTACCGATGAGGCCAAATTGCACGATATGGGTGTGAGCAGTATCTCTAAACTTGTTATGCAAAAACTTGAAAATGAATTTAAGGGCTTGTCATTTAGGCACAGAGCAAGCATAACTAAGAGAGAAATTAATTCCGTATTGCAAGGACTTGATAGTGAGCTTGGAAGAACCTTGTTTGTTCAAAGTTCTAAAATAAAACCTGATGGAGGTATTATTGAAGTTAAAGATGATGATGGGAATTGGAGAGTTATATTGATAACAGAAGCTAAATATCAAGGAAAAGATATAGAAAATATTCAAAAAGGAATATTGGTGGGCAAAGATAGCAATCAAGATTTAATGCAGGCTGGGAATGCTATAGAAAGGGCGTATAAAAATATTGCTGAAATGGCTAACTTTATGCTCAAAGAATTACATTTTCCTTACATTTTATTTTTAGAAGGTTCTAATTTTTTAACTCAAACCATATCGGTAAAAAGACCTGATGGAAGGGTAGTAATTCTTGAGTATAATTCTGGAGTTCTTAATAGATTGGATAAATTAACGGCAGCTAATTACGGAATGCCCATCAATCAAAATTTATGTCAAAACAAGTTTGTTCAGTATAAAGATAGAGTTATTATGTTACAAGCTATTTCTATTTACACACAAGGAGATGGACAAAGATGGAATTTAAATAAAATGTTTGAAGTCATGTTTGAAGTAGCTAAAACTTCTCTTAAAATCTTAGGTAGTTCACTTTTTAATCAAATTACTAGTAAAAACAATGTCAAGAAAAGCGACTAA